The nucleotide sequence GGGTTACAACAAAGCCCAAGAGGTAGTCAATGGAAGAACTAAGATTGACATCAAACTTAAACCATCAACCGAAAGTTTACAGGAAATTGTGGTTGTAGGTTATGGAACTCAAAAGAAAAGTGTCGTAACTGGAGCTATTTCTAGTATAAAAGCTACTGATTTAGAAGATCTACCAATTACTAGAGTAGAGCAATCCTTACAAGGAAGGGTTTCAGGTTTGACAATTGCTGCTAATTCGGGGCAACCAGGTTCGTCTTCAACCATTAGGGTTCGAGGTGTTACTACTTTTGGAAGCAATGAACCATTATGGGTTGTTGACGGAGTAGTTGTTGATGCTGGAGGAATTGGGTTCCTTAATCAATCGGATATTGCTTCGATAGAAGTATTAAAAGATGCTGCTTCGCAAGCTATTTATGGTGCAAGAGCTGCGGCTGGTGTTATACTTGTAACAACCAAAAAAGGAAAATCAGGAAAAATCAATGTGAGTTACAGTGGCTATACTGGAGTATCTGCTCCAGCTAGGAAATTAAACTTGTTAAATGGAAGTGAGTATGCTACTTTGATGAATGAGGCTTCGGTTGCAGGTGGTGGAGCTATAAAATTCCCAAACCCAAGTTCTTATGGTGAAGGAACGGATTGGCAGTCCGCTATTTTTAACAATAGTGCCAAACGAGTTGGACATGAATTAAGTTTAAGTGGTGGAAATGATGTGTCAACATTCTATTTGTCTTTTGGGATTTTAGACCAAGAAGGTATTGTCACTACTGATATTTCAAATTATATCAGAAAAAACATTCGATTGAACTCTACTCACAAAATCAGTAAAAAAATTACTTTGGGACAAACTTTAGGGTATTCTAGAGAAAAAAATGTTGGATTAGGGAATACCAATAGTGAGTTTGGAGGTCCATTGAGTTCTGCAATTAATCTTGATCCATTAACTCCTATTGTAGTGACAGATCCTGTTGTTGCTAATCAATCACCGTATACTAATAATGGTGCTATTAGAGATGCTAATGGTAATCCTTACGGAATTTCGTCTCTTGTTGGTCAAGAAATGTCAAATCCACTGGCGTATGTTCAAACTAGATTAGGTAACTACGGATGGTCTGATAATTTTGTTGGAAATGCATATTTAGAATATGAGCCAATAAGTGGCTTGAAATTCAGGTCTACTCTTGGAGGGAAATTAGCGTATTGGGGTGGTGAAAGTTTTACACCTGTATCCTACTTAAACGCTACAAATATTACAGCCCAAAATAATATTTCAAGAAACACAAATACTGGTTTTGGTTGGAATATAGAAAATATCGCTTCGTATTCAAAACGTATTAAAGATCATAATTTTAGTGTCTTAGTAGGTCAAGGTGCTTATGTTGATAATATTACAAGCGGTAGTGGTGTAACTTATTTTGATATTCCAGTTACTAGTCATGAAGATGCTTCGTTTAATTTTAGTGTTCCAACAGATCAAATTAGCGCTTATGCCTATACTGGTTCAGAGCACATAGTGACATCATTGTTTTCAAGATTAAATTATGATTATAACGAAAAATACTTGTTTACAGGTATTATTCGTAGAGATGGGTCTTCACGATTTGGATCAAATAATAAGTACGGGACATTTCCATCATTCTCATTAGGATGGGTGCCTTCAAAAGAAGCATTTTGGAAAGATAATGACGTAATCAATCAATTGAAATTTAGAGGAGGTTATGGAGTTACAGGTAGTGATGCTATTGGAGATTTTAGATATTTAGCTACTGTAGGTGGAGGAAGAAATTACACCATTGGTACTTCTGGATCTGTAACTATTGGAAACAGCCCTAATGCTCCTTCAAATCCTGACTTGAAATGGGAAGAGACTAGTCAAGCTAATATTGGTTTTGATGCTACACTTTTTCATGATTTTAATCTAGCAGTAGATTTATATGATAAAAAAACTAGCGGAATTTTGCAAGATGTTACCATCCCTGGTTATGTTGGTTCAACTGGAAATCCTGTTGGGAACGTTGCCGACATGCAAAACAGAGGAATTGATTTAGAATTGGGTTACCGAAAAAAAATCGGACAAGTAAATCTGTCGGTTAATACCAATGTATCTTATTTAGAAAACAAAGTGACTAACTTAGGAAATGGTATTGATTTCTTATCTGGTGGACAAACCATTCAATCGAGTACTTATCCTATTACAAGAGTTCAAGTAGGACAGCCTTATAATGCTTTTTATGGTTTTAAAACAGAAGGTATTTTTCAAAATCAAACACAAATTAACGAATACAAAAATACATCTGGTGGGTTGATTCAACCAAATGCAGTTCCTGGAGATTTCCGTTGGAAAGATGTTAATGGAGATGGTCAAATCACATCTGATGATAGAGAATTTTTAGGAAGTCCAATACCTAAATATACTTTTGGTTTCACAATCAATTTAGATTATAAAAATTTCGATTTGCTAGTTTTTGCTCAAGGGGCTAGTGGAAATAAAATTTTTCAAGGATTGCGCAGACTAGATATTGGAAATGCTAATTATCAAACTACTGCTTTAGGACGTTGGACAGGTGAAGGAACTTCAAATACTTTTCCAAGATTAACAACTAATGACACGAATAAAAACTTTAATAACCCGTCAGATTTTTATTTAGAAGATGGTGATTATTTAAGATTTAAAACGATTCAATTAGGATACTCTTTGCCAACAGATGCAATTGGCAAAGTAGGTTTGAATAAAACTAGAATTTATTTAACAGCGGAGAACTTATTCACTTTTACAAAATATTCTGGATATGATCCTGAAATTGGAGGAAGTGTAATGGGAATTGATAGAGGATTTTATCCGCAAGCTAGAACATTTATGTTGGGTGTTAATTTACAATTTTAAAAAAGATAATATTATGAAACTTAAAAATATAAAATTTTCACTTATTGCTTCTGTTGTGCTTTTTACAGCAACTTCATGCAGTGAGGAATTTTTGAATGTGGAGCCAAAAGGGACTGCATTAGAGGACAATTATTATACAAACGAATCGGAAGCTTATTCTGGACTTATTGCCGTTTATGATGTTATAGGAAAACAATCTAGGGGATTTGAAAATATGCTTACCATGTTAAATGCAGGTTCTGATGACTTTTTTGCTGGTGGTGGTGGTGCTACTGACGGAACAGGAATTCAATCTTTTTCTGATTATACTATTAGTCCATCTACTATTCCTGCAAGTTATTGGAATGATTTTTACCAAGGTATTTTTAGAGCCAATATTTTGCTTAAAAAATTGCCAAATGTACCAATGGATGAGGCCACTAAAGTAAGATTTACGGCTGAAGCTAAAGTATTGCGAGCCTACTATTACTTTGAGTTGGTTCGAACTTTTAAAAATGTACCCTTAATTACAGAGCCAATTGCAACGACTGAAATATACAATGTTGTACAAGCAACTCCTGCTGCAGTATATGCTCAAATAGAGAAAGATTTGAATGAAGCATTGCCTAATTTACCTAACACCATCACTAATGTAGCTACTGAAGGGGGACGTTTTTCTAAAGGTTCTGCTCAAGCTTTATTAGGTAAAGTGTATTTGTATGAAGGGAAAAAGACTGAAGCTGCTGCTGCCTTAGCTGCTGTAAATGGAACACCAGGTGGTACCAGTCAATATGGATATAAATTGTTGAGCAAATTTTCGGATTTATGGACTATTAGCAACAAGTTTAATACTGAATCTATTATCGAAATTACTCATACTGACAAAAGTAATGCTGATTGGGGCTTTTGGGGATCAGGAGCCGATGAAGGAAATACTGTAAATGTAATGGTAGGACCTAGAAGTTATTCTAGAACATCAGGCTCTACTGCACCAGACTATGCTTCAGGTTGGAGTTTTAACCCTGTAACTCAAAATTTATACGATGCTTTAAAATCAGATCCTCGTTTTGATGCGACTATTATGGATATGAAAGCATTAAAAGATGCTGGACAAGCAGATTATTCTCCTGGGTATAAAGATACAGGTTACTTCTTGAAAAAATTTATGCCATTAAACTCTGATGTTTCAACAGGTGGTGGAGCCTCTGCTTTAAATTATAAGCAAAATATATACGCTATGCGTTTGGCTGATACTTATTTGATGGAAGCCGAAGCGCTTGGTGCAACAGGAACAAGAGCACAGGCTTTGTTAGATGCTGTTAGAGCTAGAGTTGGTTTGTCATCTGTACCTGTTTCTATGGATGCTATCCTAGCAGAAAGAAGATTAGAGTTGGCAGGAGAAGGTCATAGATGGTTTGATTTAGTGAGAACAGGAAAAGCAGCTACAGCATTAGCAAGTAGAGGTTTTACAGCTGGGAAAAATGAAATTTGGCCTATTCCTTTAAAAGAATTGGAAAACACTAAAATTGTTCAAAATCCTAATTACAACTAATCGTAAAAATTAAAGAAGATGAAATTAAAAATAGTTTTAAATAAAGGAATTTACCTAATGTTTGCTTTGGCAACATTAGGTATACTTAATAGTTGTCAACCTGATGAAGTAGGTAATGGCAACGGGTTAACAGATGCTAATGTGGATGCCTCATTCACTATAACTCCTGTTGCGGGAGCAGTAAATAAATATACTCTAAGTGCTCAGACTAATAATGTACTGGCTTCAAAATGGGATGTTGGCGAGGGTGAATATGCAGGTAAAATGATTGAAACCGTTTCCTTCCCTGACGCTGGTACTTATACAATCGTTCATACTGCAATTGGTAAAGGTGGAGCAACAAAAACAGCTACTAAGCAGATTGTAGTGGCAACTTCAGATCCTGTGGCTGGGAATATAATTCAAGGAGGAAAATTTGAAAGCGCCACAGACCATGCTAAATGGACAATTTTGAACATAAGTGCTTCAGGAGCGGCTTGGACGTTTAATAATGGTAGTGCTACCATAAAAGGCGGAGGTTGGAGTCAACAAGGGATTTACCAAGCTGTTCAAGTTCAGGCCAATAAAGATTACAAAATTGATATGAAAGTATCTGGTAGTGGCGCATCAAACACTTGGTTTGAAGTATTTGTTTCCAAAACGGCTCCTGTTCAAAATTCGGATTATAGTGCCGATGGTAAAAGAATGGGACTAAGTACTTGGGACGGATGTGGTAATGCTCCATTTTCAGGAAAATTATCCGTAGTGGGTTGTACTGGATCTGGAAACACCGTTCGTTTTACAGAAGCAGGAACTGTTTATTTAGTCATTAAATGCGGAGGTGAAAACATAGGTACTACAGGAATTTCAATTACTAATGTTGAAATGAGAGGTAGTAATTAAGATTAGTTAGTTTGTGGTTAGTTGGTTAAATAGCCTATACTCTTTTTAGATATAGGCTATTTTCAAAATTCAACGACTCATTAACATTTAACCATACACTAAATATCTCGTTTACAAAATTTTACAAACGAATAATTAGGTGTTAAATTTAAAATAAATGAAAAATAATAGCTTAAAAATCATGGTATTGCTTTTTTCCTTTAGTGCTTTTGCTCAACAGCAATTGTCTAAAAAGGAACAGCAAGCTTATGTTATTAATGGAAAAAAAATAACTGTTTATACCACTGCAGATAGCACAAACTTAAGATTAGCTCATACTGACAATCTGGTTTTTACACCGGCAAAACAGCCACTTGAAACAGAGGTTTGTGTTTTTGTTGAGCCGTCAAAAACATTCCAAACTTTTTTAGGAATTGGTGGTGCCATAACTGATGCTAGTGCAGAAGTTTTTGCCAAACTAAACAAAGCCAAACAACAAGAATTATTAAATGCCTATTATGACAAAGAAAAAGGAATTGGATATTCTTTATTAAGAACAACCATCCACAGTTCAGATTTCAGTAGTCATAGTCACACCTATATAAAAGAAGGTGATAAAGAATTGAAAACCTTCTCTATAGAGCATGACAAGCAATATCGCATTCCGATGATTAAGGAAGCTATAAAAACTGCTGGCGGAAAATTACTTACTTATGCTTCGCCATGGAGTCCACCTGCTTTTATGAAAAGCAATAACGATATGCTAAAAGGGGGTACATTGTTACCGGAATATTACCAAACTTGGGCTAACTACTACACTAAATTTATCAAGGCTTATGAAAAAGAAGGCGTACCAATTTGGGGGCTTACCATTCAAAATGAGCCAATGGCTCTTCAAATCTGGGAGTCTTGCATTTATAGTGCTGAGGCTGAAAGAGATTTTCTTAAAAATCATTTAGGGCCAACCATGAAAAAAGAAGGTTTGGCAGATAAAAAAATTATTGTTTGGGATCATAACCGCGACTTGATGACTCACAGAGCCAATACTATTTTTTCTGATCCTGAAGCTTCAAAGTACGCTTGGGGAATTGGGTACCATTGGTATGAAAAATGGTCAGGTGGAACACAAATGTTTGACAATGTGAGAGCAGTGTATGAAGCTTTTCCATCAAAAAATATTTTATTCACCGAAGGATGTATCGAAAAATTTGATGCAAAAAAATACCAATACTGGCCTAATGCAGAGCGATACGGTACTGATATGATTAATGATTTCAATAACGGAACGGTAGGTTGGACAGACTGGAATATTTTATTAGACCAAAACGGAGGTCCAAATCATGTAGGTAATTTATGTTTCGCACCTATTCATGCTGATACTAACACGGGAGAATTAATCTATACTCCTTCTTATTACTATTTAGGTCATTTCTCTAAATTCATTCGTCCTAATGCCAAAAGAGTAAACTCGGCAGTTAGTAGAAGTAGTTTGTTAAGTACGTCTTTCCTTAATACTGATGGTAAAATGGTTACTGTAGTAATGAATCAATCTGATAAAAAAATCACTTATAGTTTATTTGTTGGTTCTGAGAAAACGGTGCTAGAGATTCCAGCACATGCCATTCAAACTTTAATTTACTAAAAACTATCCAAATGAATCAAAATCTAAGTCTGTTGTTTAGAAAAACCTTATTTCTAGGAGTTATCCTTTTGCAAATAAACTGCTCATCTGCTAGTGATACTATCGTAGAGACTATCCCTCCTGTAACAATAACGAATGATGTTGATTTTTGGTTAACTAAAGGAGATCAAAGCGTAAAACTGAGCAAACAATCAGGAGTTTTGGGTTTTGGCAATAGTGTGAATGGTTATGCCACTATCGAAGTAAATGAATCACAAAAATACCAAACCGTTGATGGATTTGGATACACACTAACAGGCGGAAGCGCTGAAGTGATTAACCAACTAACGGCTATTAAGAAAAAAGAGCTTCTTCAAGAATTATTTGGTAACAATGACAATTCAATTGGGGTGAGTTATCTCCGACTTAGTATTGGTGCTTCAGACTTGAACTCCTCTCCATTTACGTATAATGATTTACCTAATGGAGAAACGGATTTGAGTTTATCAAAATTTAGTTTAGATCCTGACAGAATTGGGGTTATTGCACTGTTAAAAGAAATTCTATTGATTAATCCAACTATTAAAATAATAGCGACCCCTTGGTCTGCCCCTGTTTGGATGAAAGATAATGCTAGTTTTATTGGAGGTCATTTGCAAACAAAATATTACGAGGTATATGCCCAATACTTTGTAAAATACATTCAACAAATGAAAGCCGAGGGTATAACCATAGATGCTGTTACACCTCAAAACGAACCTTTGCACGGCGGTAATAATCCGAGCATGGAGATGTCTGCGTTAGAACAGACCAATTTTATAAAAAACAATTTAGGGCCTGCTTTTAGGGCAGCAAATATTAATACAAAAATTATTGCTTACGATCACAATTGTGATACGATTCAATATGCTACTGCAGTGCTGAGTGATACAAGCGCATCCACTTTTGTAGATGGAACGGCTTTTCACTTATACGCTGGTGACATTAGTGCCTTAACTGCGCTTCACGATGCGTTTCCTGCTAAGAATGTATATTTCACGGAACAATTCACCGCTTCCAATGGCGATTTTAAAGGGGATTTAAAATGGCATTTAAAAAATGTGATTATTGGTTCTATGCGTAATTGGAGCAAAAATGCATTGGAATGGAATTTAGCCAATTCGCGCACTTTTGGTCCACATACGCCTGGCGGCTGTACCACATGCAAAGGAGCTTTGACAATACATTCTAGCGAAAACTTTGAACGCAATGTGGCTTATTACATTATTGCTCATGCCTCAAAATTTGTTCCTGCTGGTTCTATCAGAATAGGTAGCAATGTAAGTGGAAACTTAAACAATGTAGCTTTTCTCACGCCTACAGGAAAAAAAGTGCTACTAGTAGAAAATGACGGGACTACCACTGAGGTATTTAATATTAAGTCTAATGGAAAATGGATTACCACTTCCTTAGATGGGGGTTCAGTAGGCACTTACACTTGGTGATGACATGGCAACCACAATAAATTAAAAAAAAATGAAGAAATTAACTTTATTCATATCCATATTCCTTTCAATTAGCTCTTTTGGTCAAGGTTTCTTGCACCGAAAGGGGCAAAATATCGTAGATGGAAATGAGCAAAATATAATTCTGAGAGGCCTAGGTTTAGGAGGCTGGATGGTTCAAGAAGGCTATATGCTGAAGACCGATAAATTTGCCGGACCACAATATGCTATCAAACAAAAAATTGCCGATTTAATTGGTGAAAAAGCTACTGATGATTTCTATAAAGCGTACAAAGAAAATGGGATTACAAAAAGAGATTTCGATTCGCTAGCAGCTTGGGGATTTAACTCTGTTCGATTGCCTATGCATTATAATCTCTATACTTTACCAATCGAACAGGAAAAAGTAGCAGGAGTAAACACCTGGCTTGAAGAGGGGTTTACCATGACAGATAATCTATTGAAATGGTGTGAAGCTAATAAACTCTATTTGATTTTAGACCTTCATGCTGCTCCCGGAGGTCAAGGAAAAGATGCTAATATATCGGATTACGACACCACTAAACCTTCTTTATGGGAAAGCAAAGCCAATCAAAATAAAATGATTGCTTTTTGGAAAAAAGTAGCCCTTCGTTATAAAGATAATCCATGGATTGGGGGGTATGACATTATCAATGAACCCAATTGGAACTTTACAGGAACCAATGATAATGGATGCGATGAAACGTCAAATGCACCTTTAAGAGCGCTTCAACTTAATATTACAAAGGCAATAAGAGAAGTCGACACGAATCATATAATTTTTATTGAGGGTAATTGCTGGGGAAATAATTACAATGGAATCTTTCCGCTTTGGGATGATAATATGGCATTAAGTTTTCATAAATATTGGAATTACAACAATCAAAAAGCTATTCAAAAAATGCTGGATTACCGAGCGCAATATAACGTTCCAATCTGGTTGGGAGAAAGTGGCGAAAATTCGAATGTATGGTTCAAAGAGGCTATTTCATTAGTAGAATCAAATAATATTGGATGGGCTTTTTGGCCAATGAAGAAAATAGAAAATACAGCGGGAATTACATCAGTGACTAAAACCCCTGATTATGAAGTCCTATTGCAATACTGGAAAAATGGTGGTGAGAAACCGAGTCCAGATTTTGCTAAAAATGCCTTGATGCAAATGGCGGATAATTACAAAATGGAAAACCTAACCATCAAGCGTGATGTTATTGACGCGATGTTCAGGCAAGTCCAAACAAATGAAACCAAAGCTTATAAAAAACATATTTTACCAGCTAAAGTATTTGCTACGGACTATGATTTGGGTACCAATGGCTTTGCTTATTTCGATAAAGATGTAGCCAATTACAAAGTAGATACTGGAATTTTTGAAGCTTGGAATAAAGGAGATACCATGCGAAATGATGGCGTTGATATTTTGCCTTCTACCGATGAAGTTTCAAATGGCTTTCAAGTTTCTTTTATCGAAAACGGTGAGTGGCTGCAATACACAGTAGAATCAAAAACAGCTGATACTTATGATGTTGCCATTCGCTATTCAAATGCAAAAAAAGATGGGAAATTATTTTTTGAAATAAATAACAAAAGGAAATCAAGTATAATATTACCCGCCACAGCGAGCGATTCTATATGGAAGACAGTAATAATCCAAGATGCACAACTAAATAAAGGAGTAAATAAAATCAAAGTTGTTTTTGAAAAAGGAGGTTTCAATCTAAACTACTTTGATTTTATAAAAGACAAAAAATAATATTACAGGTTTTAACTCAACAAATAAGAATAACAACAAAATAAAAACATTTAAATGAAAAATTTTGCCAAAAGAATTATATCGTTAACCCTAGTGTTACTTTATACACTACAGTCTTGTAGTAGTAGCGGAGACTCTACTGATGATGCTGCTTTGCTAACACCATCAAATTTGTCCATTAGTGCTACTGTTGTTGGGGCAACTACAGCTAATCCAAATGGGGATGGTAGTGGAATAGTGAATTTTAAAATCTCGGCTAACAATGCTACTTCATATAAAATTTTGGTAGATGGAAAAACCGTAGAACAAACAACAACTGATTATTCACATACTTTCACAACTTCTGGAACCAATACGTATGTCATTTATGTTTCAGCCTATAATGGAACGAATTTCATTAGTAGCAGTACTACGGTTGCCGTTACAGTTGCATCAAAATTAGTTTGGTCAGAGGAATTCAACGTTGATGGCGCGCCTAACAGTGCTATTTGGGGATATGATTTAGGTGACGGAAATGGTTGGGGTAATAACGAATCTCAATATTATACTTCTAGACCTGAAAATATCATTGTTCAAAATGGTGTTTTAAAAATTAAAACCATTAAAGAAAGCTATATGGGAAGTAGTTATACTTCTGCCCGATTAAAATCACAAGGGAAATTTTCTTTTAAATATGGTAAGATAGAATTTAGAGCTAAACTACCTGAAGGTAAAGGAACATGGCCTGCACTATGGATGTTAGGTGATAATATTGGAACTGTTGGTTGGCCGGCTTGTGGTGAAATCGATGTGATGGAGCATGTAGGGAATAGTTTGAATAAGATTCATGGTTCTTTGCACTCACCAGGACGTTTTGGAAATACTCCGGATACGGCTACAACATTAATTGAAAATGCGACCACTGAGTTTCATATTTACAGCGCTGATTGGACTGCGAATTATATTAAATTTTATGTTGACAACAAGCTGTTCTATACTTTCACAAATTCAAGTAGTTTTCCTTTCAATCAGAATTTCTTCTTGATTCTTAACACGGCCATCGGTGGAAATTTTGGTGGAGCAATTGATCCTAATTTCACTTCATCAACTTTTGAAATTGATTATATCCGAATTTTTAATTAAAGTTTTTTTGCCAGTTTTAGCACAGCTTAATCTGCAAAAACAACAAATGCTATTCAACTACTTCAGAAAAATGGTTGTACAGAAAGCTACATTTTAAAAACAGAAAGAATAAATTTCACTACTATGAAAAGAAAAATAACGGTTGGTTTTTTAATGCTCTCTTTTTTTGCTTTTTCGCAACAAAATACGATTGATCAAAAGGTAAATGCCTTATTGAAAAAAATGACCATTGAGGAAAAAATAGGACAACTGAATCAATACACAGGTGACAACCAAGCCACTGGACCCATCACCATAAACCCGAATAAGGAAGCCGAAATTAAACAAGGCTTAATAGGTTCTATGTTGAATGTTTTGGGAACAAAATACACCCGACAGTATCAGGAACTGGCTATGCAATCCAGACTTAAAATTCCTTTGCTTTTTGCTCAGGATGTTATACATGGGTACAAAACATCCTTCCCTATTCCACTGGCAGAGGCAGCGAGCTGGGATTTAGCAGCTATGGAACTGTCTGCAAGAGTGGCTGCAACTCAGGCAGCCGCTTCAGGAATTCATTGGACATTTGCTCCTATGGTTGATATTGGCAGAGATCCTCGTTGGGGACGCGTGATGGAAGGTGCTGGAGAAGATACCTATTTAGGTTCAAGAATTGCTGCGGCACGAGTAAA is from Flavobacterium sp. NG2 and encodes:
- a CDS encoding TonB-dependent receptor, whose product is MKFTKQHFFCYLFILFSVYLHAQDVIVSGKVYDENGFPIPGVTVLVKGTSTSSITDFDGVYKIKALAKATLEFTYLGYNKAQEVVNGRTKIDIKLKPSTESLQEIVVVGYGTQKKSVVTGAISSIKATDLEDLPITRVEQSLQGRVSGLTIAANSGQPGSSSTIRVRGVTTFGSNEPLWVVDGVVVDAGGIGFLNQSDIASIEVLKDAASQAIYGARAAAGVILVTTKKGKSGKINVSYSGYTGVSAPARKLNLLNGSEYATLMNEASVAGGGAIKFPNPSSYGEGTDWQSAIFNNSAKRVGHELSLSGGNDVSTFYLSFGILDQEGIVTTDISNYIRKNIRLNSTHKISKKITLGQTLGYSREKNVGLGNTNSEFGGPLSSAINLDPLTPIVVTDPVVANQSPYTNNGAIRDANGNPYGISSLVGQEMSNPLAYVQTRLGNYGWSDNFVGNAYLEYEPISGLKFRSTLGGKLAYWGGESFTPVSYLNATNITAQNNISRNTNTGFGWNIENIASYSKRIKDHNFSVLVGQGAYVDNITSGSGVTYFDIPVTSHEDASFNFSVPTDQISAYAYTGSEHIVTSLFSRLNYDYNEKYLFTGIIRRDGSSRFGSNNKYGTFPSFSLGWVPSKEAFWKDNDVINQLKFRGGYGVTGSDAIGDFRYLATVGGGRNYTIGTSGSVTIGNSPNAPSNPDLKWEETSQANIGFDATLFHDFNLAVDLYDKKTSGILQDVTIPGYVGSTGNPVGNVADMQNRGIDLELGYRKKIGQVNLSVNTNVSYLENKVTNLGNGIDFLSGGQTIQSSTYPITRVQVGQPYNAFYGFKTEGIFQNQTQINEYKNTSGGLIQPNAVPGDFRWKDVNGDGQITSDDREFLGSPIPKYTFGFTINLDYKNFDLLVFAQGASGNKIFQGLRRLDIGNANYQTTALGRWTGEGTSNTFPRLTTNDTNKNFNNPSDFYLEDGDYLRFKTIQLGYSLPTDAIGKVGLNKTRIYLTAENLFTFTKYSGYDPEIGGSVMGIDRGFYPQARTFMLGVNLQF
- a CDS encoding RagB/SusD family nutrient uptake outer membrane protein, translated to MKLKNIKFSLIASVVLFTATSCSEEFLNVEPKGTALEDNYYTNESEAYSGLIAVYDVIGKQSRGFENMLTMLNAGSDDFFAGGGGATDGTGIQSFSDYTISPSTIPASYWNDFYQGIFRANILLKKLPNVPMDEATKVRFTAEAKVLRAYYYFELVRTFKNVPLITEPIATTEIYNVVQATPAAVYAQIEKDLNEALPNLPNTITNVATEGGRFSKGSAQALLGKVYLYEGKKTEAAAALAAVNGTPGGTSQYGYKLLSKFSDLWTISNKFNTESIIEITHTDKSNADWGFWGSGADEGNTVNVMVGPRSYSRTSGSTAPDYASGWSFNPVTQNLYDALKSDPRFDATIMDMKALKDAGQADYSPGYKDTGYFLKKFMPLNSDVSTGGGASALNYKQNIYAMRLADTYLMEAEALGATGTRAQALLDAVRARVGLSSVPVSMDAILAERRLELAGEGHRWFDLVRTGKAATALASRGFTAGKNEIWPIPLKELENTKIVQNPNYN
- a CDS encoding glycoside hydrolase family 30 protein; this translates as MKNNSLKIMVLLFSFSAFAQQQLSKKEQQAYVINGKKITVYTTADSTNLRLAHTDNLVFTPAKQPLETEVCVFVEPSKTFQTFLGIGGAITDASAEVFAKLNKAKQQELLNAYYDKEKGIGYSLLRTTIHSSDFSSHSHTYIKEGDKELKTFSIEHDKQYRIPMIKEAIKTAGGKLLTYASPWSPPAFMKSNNDMLKGGTLLPEYYQTWANYYTKFIKAYEKEGVPIWGLTIQNEPMALQIWESCIYSAEAERDFLKNHLGPTMKKEGLADKKIIVWDHNRDLMTHRANTIFSDPEASKYAWGIGYHWYEKWSGGTQMFDNVRAVYEAFPSKNILFTEGCIEKFDAKKYQYWPNAERYGTDMINDFNNGTVGWTDWNILLDQNGGPNHVGNLCFAPIHADTNTGELIYTPSYYYLGHFSKFIRPNAKRVNSAVSRSSLLSTSFLNTDGKMVTVVMNQSDKKITYSLFVGSEKTVLEIPAHAIQTLIY
- a CDS encoding glycoside hydrolase family 30 protein gives rise to the protein MNQNLSLLFRKTLFLGVILLQINCSSASDTIVETIPPVTITNDVDFWLTKGDQSVKLSKQSGVLGFGNSVNGYATIEVNESQKYQTVDGFGYTLTGGSAEVINQLTAIKKKELLQELFGNNDNSIGVSYLRLSIGASDLNSSPFTYNDLPNGETDLSLSKFSLDPDRIGVIALLKEILLINPTIKIIATPWSAPVWMKDNASFIGGHLQTKYYEVYAQYFVKYIQQMKAEGITIDAVTPQNEPLHGGNNPSMEMSALEQTNFIKNNLGPAFRAANINTKIIAYDHNCDTIQYATAVLSDTSASTFVDGTAFHLYAGDISALTALHDAFPAKNVYFTEQFTASNGDFKGDLKWHLKNVIIGSMRNWSKNALEWNLANSRTFGPHTPGGCTTCKGALTIHSSENFERNVAYYIIAHASKFVPAGSIRIGSNVSGNLNNVAFLTPTGKKVLLVENDGTTTEVFNIKSNGKWITTSLDGGSVGTYTW
- a CDS encoding cellulase family glycosylhydrolase → MKKLTLFISIFLSISSFGQGFLHRKGQNIVDGNEQNIILRGLGLGGWMVQEGYMLKTDKFAGPQYAIKQKIADLIGEKATDDFYKAYKENGITKRDFDSLAAWGFNSVRLPMHYNLYTLPIEQEKVAGVNTWLEEGFTMTDNLLKWCEANKLYLILDLHAAPGGQGKDANISDYDTTKPSLWESKANQNKMIAFWKKVALRYKDNPWIGGYDIINEPNWNFTGTNDNGCDETSNAPLRALQLNITKAIREVDTNHIIFIEGNCWGNNYNGIFPLWDDNMALSFHKYWNYNNQKAIQKMLDYRAQYNVPIWLGESGENSNVWFKEAISLVESNNIGWAFWPMKKIENTAGITSVTKTPDYEVLLQYWKNGGEKPSPDFAKNALMQMADNYKMENLTIKRDVIDAMFRQVQTNETKAYKKHILPAKVFATDYDLGTNGFAYFDKDVANYKVDTGIFEAWNKGDTMRNDGVDILPSTDEVSNGFQVSFIENGEWLQYTVESKTADTYDVAIRYSNAKKDGKLFFEINNKRKSSIILPATASDSIWKTVIIQDAQLNKGVNKIKVVFEKGGFNLNYFDFIKDKK
- a CDS encoding glycoside hydrolase family 16 protein produces the protein MKNFAKRIISLTLVLLYTLQSCSSSGDSTDDAALLTPSNLSISATVVGATTANPNGDGSGIVNFKISANNATSYKILVDGKTVEQTTTDYSHTFTTSGTNTYVIYVSAYNGTNFISSSTTVAVTVASKLVWSEEFNVDGAPNSAIWGYDLGDGNGWGNNESQYYTSRPENIIVQNGVLKIKTIKESYMGSSYTSARLKSQGKFSFKYGKIEFRAKLPEGKGTWPALWMLGDNIGTVGWPACGEIDVMEHVGNSLNKIHGSLHSPGRFGNTPDTATTLIENATTEFHIYSADWTANYIKFYVDNKLFYTFTNSSSFPFNQNFFLILNTAIGGNFGGAIDPNFTSSTFEIDYIRIFN